The Haloferax sp. Atlit-12N region CCGTCGGCGTCGTCGGCCCCATCTCCGGCTTTATCAACAACACCGCCGCGGTCGCCATCCTGCTCCCGATGGTGACCGACCTCGCCGAGCGCGGGCGAACGTCGCCCTCGAAACTCCTCTTACCGCTGTCGTACGCCTCGATGTTCGGCGGCATGCTGACGCTCATCGGGACCTCGACCAACATCCTCGCCAGCGATGTCTACTCGCGCATCACGGGCGAAGCGCCCTTTACAATGTTCGAGTTCACCGCGCTCGGCGCGGTGGTCATGGCCGTCGGCGTCGTCTACCTCATGACCGTCGGTCGGCGGCTCACGCCGGCGCGAATCGAGCCCCGGCGCGACCTCACCGAGGAGTTCGAGATGGCGGAGTACCTGACCGAGGTCGTCGTCCGTGAGGACTCCCCGCTCGTCGGCCAACAGGTCCAGCGGGCGCTCGTCGAGACCGAGTTCGACGTGGACCTCCTCCAACTCATCCGCGGCGAGAGCGTCTTCCTCGAACCGCTCGGTCCGAAGGAAATCCAACCGGGCGACGTGTTTACCCTCCGAACCGACCGCAACACGCTCGTCGAACTGCTCGACGTGGAGGGGCTCGACCTCGTACCGGCGACCGTCACCGAAGACGAACTCGAACTCGCCGACCGGGGCCAGAACCTCGTCGAAGTCGTCGTCGCACCGGGGTCGGCGCTGGTCGGCGAGTCGCTCGCCTCGGCGAGTTTCAGACAGCGGTACGACGCGACCGTGCTCGCGCTCCGCCGCGGCGGCGAACTCATCCGCCGGCGGATGGACAACCTCCCGCTCCGCGTCGGCGACACGCTGCTCGTGCAGGCGACCGTCGAGAGCATCGAGCGCCTCGACAACAACCGCAACTTCATCGTCGCCCAGGAAATCGAGCGCCACGACTACCGCGAATCGAAGATTCCCGTCGCCGTCGGCATCGTCGCCGGCGTCGTCGCGCTCGCCGCGCTCAACTTCCTGCCCATCGTCGTCGCCGCGCTCCTCGGCGCGCTCGCCATGGTCGCCACGAAGTGTCTCCGGCCGACTGAGTTGTACGACGCCGTTCAGTGGGACGTTATCTTCCTCCTCGCCGGCGTCATCCCGCTCGGCATCGCGATGGAGAACTCCGGGGCCGCCGAACTCCTCGCGGAACTGGTCGTGATGACCGGCGATTTCCTCCCCCTCATCGCCGTTCTTGGGGTGTTTTACTTCGTGACGGCGCTCCTGACGAACGTCATCTCGAACAACGCGAGCGTCGTGCTCATGATTCCAGTTGCCATCGAGGCCGCGACGACGCTCGGCGCCGACCCGTTCTCGTTCGTCCTCGCGGTCATGTTCGCGGCGTCGACGGCCTTCATGACCCCCGTCGGCTACCAGACGAACCTGTTCGTCTATGGCCCCGGCGGCTACAAGTTCACGGACTACATCCGCGTTGGCGGCCCGCTACAGTTGCTCCTCGGGGTCGTGACGACGCTCGGCGTCGCGTACTTCTTCCCCCTGACCTGACGGGGCGGAACGAAACCCTTTACTCCGCGACGGGGAGAGACGTATATGCGGGACCGTGGGTTAGCCTGGTATACTTCGGGCCTTGGGTGCCCGTGACCCCGGTTCAAATCCGGGCGGTCCCATTGGGTATATAAACAAAGCGGCCTGTTTTGCCGCGGTTTTCCACCCGAACAGAGGGGGGTCTGCGCGTGAGCCTCGCACCATCGAAGCGTGCGGGCGAACGCGCCGAAGCGGACCAGATCCAGCGCGTCGACGGCTTCGAAGCCGCGCCGAAGAACGGAGACGACGGGCAAGAACTCCCGTACGACATCGTCTGCGTTCGCGCGGTCTGGCCCTCGCCGGACCTTCCTTTCGTCGGCGTTCTCGTCCTCGAACAGGGCTCCGAAGTCGAGTCCAAATCCTGCGCGGTCGTCATCAACGAGTCGCAGGATCGCGGTCGCTACTACCTTCGGAAGAAGCAGCACGAAGCGCTCGTCGAACTCGGAGCGTTCTATCTGTTCACCGTCCGCGACCCGAACACCGACGAGGTCATCGCTGCGAAAATCGTTCCCGCGACTTCGGTCACCGACCTCAACTTCTCATGGATCGAGGCGGAGGGGCGCGCGACCTTCGGACAGATCACCTGGACGCAGATCTTTGACCGCGAGGAGGTCGAGTCCCGATGAGCGTTCGCGGCACCTACTTCACCGCGCTCGCGAACGAGGATGTCGTTCCCAGCGACCGCGCGCGAGTCTTCGCTATCGTCCGCGACGTTCCCGAGTGGGCCGACGACCTCGTCGACCGCGCGCTCCCACACCTCGCACCGCCCGAGTCTCTTGAGCACGCGCGGGCTCGGGTCGAGGAGGCCGCCGATGCAGACGGCGTCGACAACGCGCTCGCAGTCTCGTGGCAGTCGACGGACTTCGAGACGCGCTTCCGGAGCTACCTCCGAACCACCGGACCTCGCGAAGTCCTCGCGACGGTTCAGTCCGACGCCGACGAGCGCCCCGTCCTGCTCGTCTCGTGGCGTTCCGACGACCGCTACGACCATCGCCGCATAGTCCTCGAAGAACTCCAACAGCGGACGCAGGACGGCCCCTGTGACGACGGACGCCACGAGTGGAGTCGTGGGTCGGTCGTCGGGGTGCTCGTCTGTGACATCTGCGGCTACTCCTCGCAGTCCGTGGTCGACTGGTTCGACCAACCAGTTCGCGTCGCCTACGGAGGTGACCGCCGGTGAGCTTCACTCGACAGATTTGCGAGTGGGAGGAACGACCGTACACGAGCTACGATCGTCGCCGTGCAGTCGTTCAACACCGGGTCGTCTTAGAGGTCTACCGAGACGGGAACAGCGACATTCGCCACGAGGTCCGCTCAGACTACGAAGAAGCCAAAGAGTCTGCCGAGTGGTCGCTCTACGAAGCCTACGAGATTCGCGGTAGCCGTGTCGATTACGTCGGAGGTGACCGCCGGTGAGCGACGATACCGGCGAGGTCGTCGCGGAGTTCTCTGTCCTCGACGACGCGGACGTCGTCACATCGAGCGACGAGGACACCATCGCGTCCGCAGTTGACAACGGATACGAGCCCGGCTCGACCATCGACGACGACCCCGAAGACGTCGAGTTCGAGATGCCCGAGTTCGTCGCGGCGTGTCGCTACTGCCAGACGAGCTTCGAGACCGAGGAAGCCGCGCTCGAACACGAGTGGAACTGCGACCTGGAGCCGACTGGCGAGTGTCGCTTCTGTGGCGGTACCCACATCCGGAAGGACGTTCGCGAGGACCACTTCTACGCCTGCTCGGAAGCGGAGGCGCACGAGCGGAAGCTGAAACGCGGCTCCCGCGCTCGGACGATGCGCGGACAGGATTCGAAGACCGCCGTCTCGGGCCTTCGGAAGTTCCTCCTCCCGCAGCCGCACGAGTTCTCGGCGTACCTGAAGTGGGCCGAATCGCTGTCGACGTACTTCGGCCTCATCTCGCTGTACAAGATGCACGACTTCGAGGAGTACGGGAACCTCCGCGCCGGCATCGAGTTCGGCGGAGAGGAGTGGAACCTCGAATTCGGTTACGCCGACGATCCGAAAATTGCGGTTCCCGACGAAGATACCGACCTCGGTCGGTGGGATTGGCGTCTCGAGGGCGATACTGTGCCCGAGTTCATGATACGACTCTATCCCGAGACGTATCCGTCGTTCCAAGAGGCGAAGGACGACAACCGAAAGCGTGCGTACTTCCGCGTCCGTCCGCGCTGGCCCGGTGTGAAGTCGAAGAGCGGGAAGAACATCTCGAATCCGCACGACATCCTCGGCGTCGACGTCGAGACGCGAGGGAGCTACTTCGAGTTTGACGAGTATCCGAGTCTCCTGTTCGAGGCGCTGCGCGAGCTTCGCGAGCGCCAAGACGAGTTCGGTTGGAACTCGTTCACTGGAATCGACTACGACGCGCTCCATCCCGAAAAGGTACACAAGTCGTCGAACGTGACCGACGCCGAGCTGTACGTCCGCGCGAAGAAGGGCGAGACCGGTCGGGTGTTCGCGCTCGACGGGACGCTTCACCGCATCGCACTCATCCTCGGCGGCGAGCGCAGCGGCTATTCGAAGACTGTTCGCGACGACCGCGTCTGCGAAGGCTGGTATCACACGTCCACGGTCTGCGCGATGCGCGCGGCCGAGATCGTCGGTGGTCACGAACTCCCGAAGGAGTTCAAGCACTACCACGTGAAGAACCCGGACGCTGTCGCTGGAACACCGCTGGAGAACCCGAAGATCGGTGTTTCCTATCAGAACTCGCTGTACGACGACACCCTCCGGTTCCACGACGTCGACCAGCTCCACAAGGAACTCGACGAGGCGCTGCTGAACGTTCTGAACTGGTCGGACCTGCCGGTGACGCCTGACCACCAGATGTACGTCGCGGACGACTACTTCGCCGTCGAGGGCGAGGCGCGAATGGCGAAGGTCGCCGACAATCCGCTCCCGCGTATCGCTCAGCAGCAGGAGGACGAGATTCGGATGTTCGCCACCGCGGGGAACCTCGTGGAGACGGACGTCGCGATCACCGAGGAGCTGGTGACTGACGGCGGCCACATCTCGCCGGCCGACCTCGCCGAGCGGATCGGCGTCCACATCGATACCGTCTATCGCGCGCTGAAGCGACTCGGTGATCTCGTGATTCACGATTACGGCAGCGTCGAGCTGGCCTCGAAACACATCGCGAACGGGATCGTCGAACACATCGAGTCCGCGCGCCGGACTGTCGAAGCCACGATCGAGGAGGCTACCGACGATATCATCCGCGCCGACACTTACGGCCACGAGAACGACCCGTGGTCGCGATGGCTTCGGAACTACGTCGTCGATCGGAAGGATGGCGAGTACCGCGAGCGCCTCGAACTCGACGATCAACCTGACCGCAACGACATCCGTCGGATCATCCGCTCGGGTGCGATGACCTGGGCGGAGGTCACCGGCAACGACATCGAAGACTTCGCTCGTGAGTTCGAGGTCGAGGCCCGTGCCCGCAGCTCGGGTCGTCGGTTCGAATACCTCCTCGGTGATCTGCTCGGTCTCGTCGGCTCGAAGAACGTCGTCACGCTCGCCAGATAGCTGACGACTCCTGAGTGGCAACGCTGTTCTCTGACGTTAGTCCCGGCAAGAATGTCTGTGTTTTCAGGACGTTAGCGACTGCATTTTTCTTGGCGCCGTCTCGCCTCGACCAGCGCCGCAACCGCCGTCACTCCGAATCCGGGGGGACCCCCCTGATTCTCCGTTAGATGTGTGGCTAAAGAGCCACACTTCAAGATTACCGGAGCCTTCGCTGCGCTCAGGCTCCAGATGAAACAGATGAAACGGGGGTCGCCGCGCCTACTCGGCGCGGCTTGCCCGCGCGAAAAATTTAGACGTCGATTACTCCAAAGCGAGGTGAGCCATCGCCCTGGAGGTGACGTGGTCCGGCACGGGTCCGAGGTAGTTTCGACGGAACGTCTCGCGCCCGGAATCGGTCATCGCCCACCCACCCCACGCCATCGTCAACTCCTCAGCGATAGGGACACCCTCGAACGCGAGTGAGTAGAACGTATCCGTCGCCCACGTTCGTCGAAGGTCGTGCATCCCGAGGTCGTGCCACCGGTCGTCGTCGAGGTCGTCGGCCAACTGTTCTCGCGCTTCGGCAATCCAATCGCGAAGCGAGCGAGTCGAGACATCGACCACCGGTTCGTCAGCTCGCAATCGCGCCGCGGACTTCAGGTACTTCACGCGCTCGCGGAGACTCCGCGAGACCGGCGTGTCCCGAGCGCCGCTCTTGCCGTCGGGGACACTCAGTCGCCACTTCCCCTCATCGTCGAGGCGTTCGAAGTGTCGCGGCTCCACGTTTCGGACTTCGTCGCTGCGGAGACCGTGGAGTGCGAGGTCCAGAGCGATACGCCGCCGTGGGTATTCGTCCTCGACGAGCGAGAGGAGTTTCTCTTGTTCCGCGCGTGAGAGCCACAGTCGCTTTCCTGACTTCGATGGATATGGGCGTACCTGCATGGTTCCAGTTCTGGTAGTTATCTCTGTTTCCCGGAACCTTAGCTAGTTCGGTCGGGCTGATCTACTCGGAAAAGACGTCGATTACGCGTCGTCGAGGAGCATTTGGTTACGAGAATAGTCGGTTCTCGGAAGCGGTCGCACCGAACTCATAAGCGGACCTCCCAGTACCCGAACCGCTCGACGAACACCATGTAGTAAATCACGAGCAGAATTATCGCAACGAAGACAAGCGCGAAGAGTCCCCATGGCAACGAACTGAACACCGACGCCGAGTCGAGCGTCATTCAAACAACTCCTCAGTCAGAACTTCGTCGTAGTCACAGAACTCGTAGACACAGGTTGCCCTGACTGCTGTCTCTTCTCTGTCGAGCTCTTCATAGTCGAACCTGTGCCCGAACAATTTGTGCTGAACTACACCGAGGAGTCCATCAGACACTGTGCATCACCACGCTGGCAACACCAACCCAAAGAAACGTGCCTAAAATGGCGCAAGCCCACTGTCTCCAGTCCGTCGCGCCAGTTGGCCCGACCATTTCTCCCGCGAAGTGTAGCGGGCCGAGTAATACCATGAAGACCCATCCCACGGCATGGTAGACACGGGATTGGAGCTTAGACATGGCCAGGGAACCCTCCTGCGACGCCCCAGCCGACGAGAGCGATTGTCGAACCGACAAGTAGCGTACCCGTGTACCACTGCGGCACTCCGAGGTCGACGAAAAGACTCGCGAACGCGACACCGACTGAGAACAGGCACGTGAAGCCGATAACAATCCCAAGGTGCCAGAAGTCGATTCGCTGGTTTTCCTCAGTCAATTTCAGTCACCTCGACACGTGGGTGCAGGAAGTAAATACCCCAAACTGCGAGAAATAGCACACCAGACCCACCTGCGACCTCGATTGAGATTAGCTTAGCGACCGCCACCAACACGAGAACGGTCACAAGCATCGCAACACCCAGTTGATTGCTTAGGTCAGAGGAATTAGAGTTCATCTTCGACACCTCTCGCGTCTGCTTTGAGGATACAGATCATGCACGCACCGTCGCCGTCGACGTGGGGGCAATCCACAGTACCCTCTTGCTCGTTAGACATCCGGCTCATCCTCCATTAGCTCGTAGAACCGACACGGGACCGTGTAGCCGGCGACGAACGCGACAAGAGCAATCGAGATGCCTGCCATGTAGCCGAATCTCGCGGCTCTCAGCCAGAACACCGGTGCGTCCGTCAGGAACATCAGGCTCGAAACCGACACCAGCAACAAGCCTGCATAAGAGAAGCCGATGCAGTACCCTCGACATCCCTCGGCGTACGGCATCTGGACCAACAGTTCTCCGTCGTCGTCTTCGATGACTTTAGCCTCGCTCATTTGAACATCACCCAGAACTCGTTGAGGACGATGGTTCCAAAGAACAGAATCATCAGTAGAATCAGGAAGATTGGGAACGACGTCGCCTGCGCGCGTGTAGACTCATCGAACTCCTCGCTCAACTCTGACTTTGACGAAAGCGAGGACGAGCGCCATCGCGACCAGGGCGACCACGAGGTGGACGTCTTCCGACAAACCCAGCCAGTCGGCGACGACGTCGACGACAAGGACGACCGCGACGATGTTGACGAACGTCTCGATGACCGGGACGGTCGGGTCGGCATCAGTCATCGCCCTCCTCGATACCAACATTGACGAGATCGTCGAACGCGTAGGTTGCAGCTCCACTCGAGGAGACCAGCGTGACGACGAATCCGACGATAGCGAATGTGCCCGTCACAGTCGGTGCGATGCCGGATTGATAGCCGGTGTAGCACAGTACGATCACGCAGACAGACACGTACATCGTCACTTGGTACTGCCAACGCTCGAACCGTAGTGAGAGACTCGACGAACTCATCGAGAACCACCACCAGAACCCGAGAAAATCCCGAAATCGAATCTGACCGGGGGTCGCGCGCGCAGGC contains the following coding sequences:
- a CDS encoding SLC13 family permease: MVAITPAILVVFAVILVALAFFATEPVPVDVTAIGVMVSLMLIQPASEALASAGMLGAPIVLFDSYPGDALSGFANTATLTVLAMFILSEGVQRTGIIQLLGAKISTFTGDSELRQLGATVGVVGPISGFINNTAAVAILLPMVTDLAERGRTSPSKLLLPLSYASMFGGMLTLIGTSTNILASDVYSRITGEAPFTMFEFTALGAVVMAVGVVYLMTVGRRLTPARIEPRRDLTEEFEMAEYLTEVVVREDSPLVGQQVQRALVETEFDVDLLQLIRGESVFLEPLGPKEIQPGDVFTLRTDRNTLVELLDVEGLDLVPATVTEDELELADRGQNLVEVVVAPGSALVGESLASASFRQRYDATVLALRRGGELIRRRMDNLPLRVGDTLLVQATVESIERLDNNRNFIVAQEIERHDYRESKIPVAVGIVAGVVALAALNFLPIVVAALLGALAMVATKCLRPTELYDAVQWDVIFLLAGVIPLGIAMENSGAAELLAELVVMTGDFLPLIAVLGVFYFVTALLTNVISNNASVVLMIPVAIEAATTLGADPFSFVLAVMFAASTAFMTPVGYQTNLFVYGPGGYKFTDYIRVGGPLQLLLGVVTTLGVAYFFPLT
- a CDS encoding site-specific integrase — protein: MQVRPYPSKSGKRLWLSRAEQEKLLSLVEDEYPRRRIALDLALHGLRSDEVRNVEPRHFERLDDEGKWRLSVPDGKSGARDTPVSRSLRERVKYLKSAARLRADEPVVDVSTRSLRDWIAEAREQLADDLDDDRWHDLGMHDLRRTWATDTFYSLAFEGVPIAEELTMAWGGWAMTDSGRETFRRNYLGPVPDHVTSRAMAHLALE
- a CDS encoding AsnC family protein — protein: MSDDTGEVVAEFSVLDDADVVTSSDEDTIASAVDNGYEPGSTIDDDPEDVEFEMPEFVAACRYCQTSFETEEAALEHEWNCDLEPTGECRFCGGTHIRKDVREDHFYACSEAEAHERKLKRGSRARTMRGQDSKTAVSGLRKFLLPQPHEFSAYLKWAESLSTYFGLISLYKMHDFEEYGNLRAGIEFGGEEWNLEFGYADDPKIAVPDEDTDLGRWDWRLEGDTVPEFMIRLYPETYPSFQEAKDDNRKRAYFRVRPRWPGVKSKSGKNISNPHDILGVDVETRGSYFEFDEYPSLLFEALRELRERQDEFGWNSFTGIDYDALHPEKVHKSSNVTDAELYVRAKKGETGRVFALDGTLHRIALILGGERSGYSKTVRDDRVCEGWYHTSTVCAMRAAEIVGGHELPKEFKHYHVKNPDAVAGTPLENPKIGVSYQNSLYDDTLRFHDVDQLHKELDEALLNVLNWSDLPVTPDHQMYVADDYFAVEGEARMAKVADNPLPRIAQQQEDEIRMFATAGNLVETDVAITEELVTDGGHISPADLAERIGVHIDTVYRALKRLGDLVIHDYGSVELASKHIANGIVEHIESARRTVEATIEEATDDIIRADTYGHENDPWSRWLRNYVVDRKDGEYRERLELDDQPDRNDIRRIIRSGAMTWAEVTGNDIEDFAREFEVEARARSSGRRFEYLLGDLLGLVGSKNVVTLAR